The Acidobacteriota bacterium genomic interval ACCACCATCACCCAGCGCGCCGTCGGGGCGTGCCAGAACACCTTCGGATCGCGGAACTCCCGCAGGCCGATGTCGATGACGGGGTTGCCCGCGTACTTCTGCCATGTGCGCCCGCGATCCTGGCTGACGGCGAGGTTCTGCGTCTGCGTGTCGCGGCTGTGCCCCGTGTAGATGGCCACGAGGCATGAGGGGTCGCCGCCGGACACGCGGCACAGGCCGCTCGTGTTGCGGTGGTCGACCACCGCGCTACCCGAGAAGATCATGATGCCGTTCTCTTCGCCCAGCGCCAGCGGCAGGTGCTGCCAGTGCAGCAGGTCGCGACTCACGGCGTGTCCCCACGACATGTGTCCCCATGTGGGGCCTTGCGGGTTGTGCTGGTAGAAGAGGTGGTATTCGCCCTTGTAGTACACGAGCCCGTTCGGGTCGTTCATGAAGTGGCGCGCGGGCGTGAAATGGATGCGCGGCCGGAGCGGCTCCGTGTAGGGCCGCGGCTGCGGTTGAGCCGCAACGACGCTCACGCCTACGGTGGCGATCACGGCGAAGCGACCCACGAGAGGGGCGTACATGCGCATCGGTGCGCACAGCGTACAACGGCTGTGATGCGGCCATGCACGTGCTCGACCGATGGCGCGGTGATGCGGTACGGTGCCTGTATCGCCATGCCAGTCATCACCACCACCGCCACGCCAACCACCACCATCCACTACGAGGAGCGCGGCGAGGGCGCGCCGATCGTGCTCATTCACGGATGGCCGCTGAGTCATCGCATGTGGGAAGGGCAGGTGAATGCGCTCGCGGCAGCGGGCCATCGGTGCATCGCCTACGACAGGCGCGGGTTCGGGGAGTCGGGCCGTCCAGCTGGCGGGTTCGACTACGACACGTTCGCGTCGGACCTGAACGACCTCATCACCGCGCTCGACCTGCGCGACGTGACGCTTGCGGGGTTCTCGATGGGCGGCGGCGAGGTGGCGCGCTACATCGGGCGCTACGGGACGTCGCGCGTCAGGGGCGCGATCCTCATCGGCGCCGTGACGCCGTTCATGCTGAAGACCGACGACAACCCCGAGGGCGTCGACGGCGGCGTGTTCGATGGAATGAAGGCCGGCGTCACGTCGGATCGCATCGCGTTCCTCGAGTCGTTCATGAAGCCGTTCTTCAACTGGACGCCTGGCTCCGGAACGCCGAGTGACGATGTGGTCGCGTACAGCAAGTCGATCGCATGGGTCGCGTCGCCGGTGGGCACGCAGGACTGCATCGACGCGTTCGGTCGCACGGACTTCCGTCGGGACCTCGCGGCCGTCGACGTCCCGACGCTCGTGATCCACGGCGACGCGGACCAGATCGTGCCGCTCGAGGTGTCCGGTGCGCGCGCCGCGGCGATGATCCGCGGCGCGAAGCTGGAAGTGGTGAAGGGCGCGCCGCACGGGCTGAACGCCACGCACGGCGCCGAGCTCAACGCCCTGATGCTCGGGTTCCTCGAGCGGTGAGCCAGGGGTTGGAACCCCTGGCCTCCAACGGAACCTCTACTTGAGCGATGGCAACAGGGCGGCGAGCGCCCTCATGCGGGTGGCGTCGGCACCAGACAGCGTGGCGGCGCGCTCGTTGATGCGATCGGCGACCATCGACAACTGGCTCGCCTCGCCGCTCGTCACGAGGCCGCGCAGCATCTCCACGCGGTCGGACGGCACGGCACCCGATCGCACCAGCTGATCGACGTACGCCAGCGCAACGGCGCGGTCGGCCGGCCACGTCGCCTTGTCCTGGTGCTGCACGTTCCAGCTCTTCGCGTGCACCTTCCCCGCGGCGTCGAGCTCGTTGCTCGTGAGGACGTCACTCGCCGTCAGCTTGAACACGTCGAGACCGCGCGACATCTCCGACCCGTACACGTACCCGTTGTACCAGTACGCCGACCAGTAGCCACCCGTGATGAGCCGCTTGGCGTCGAGCGGTCCGCGATCGAAGAACGCGATCTCCTTCGGGTTGGCCGAGTCCGTGAAGTCCATCACCGACACGCCGCCCTGATACCAGGCCTGCACCATCAGGTCGCGTCCGGGCACGGGCACGAGCGACCCGTTGTGCGCCACGCAGTTCTCCGTGGCAGTCTGCGGCGCGGGCAGCTTGTAGTAGCTGCGGAACACGAGCTTGCGATCGACGATGTCGAAGATCGCGTTGGCGCCCCACGTGGGCTGATCGGTGGCCAGGCAGCGCGGACGCATGCCGCCACCCCACTCGTCGGTGAACACGACCTTCGTGCCGTCGTTGTTGAACGTCGCCGAATGCCAGTACGCGAAGTTCTTGTCGGCCACGGCGTCGAGGCGCTTCGGGTTCGCCGGATCGCTGATGTCGAGCAGGATGCCGTTGCCCGAGCAGGCACCGGCCGCCAGGCCGACAGCCGGGTACACGGTGATGTCGTGGCACTGGTTGGTCACCGCGGTCTTCTGCGTGCCGGGACCGTGATCGCCGCCGGCCCACAGGCCGGCGATGTTGCCCTTCTCGTCGGCGAAGATGCGCGGCCGCGCCACGATGCGCGCGTCCTGCGGGCTGGCGAGCGGCACCTTGATCACGTCGATGCTGAAGAGCGCCGTCTCGGGATCCTCGCCGGGCTCCTTGCCCGAGCACCCGGCGAGTTCCTCGGCCGAGCGCGTGCCGGCGGTGCCGGATCCGTACACGTAGACGTTGGCCGAATCATTCGGATCGGTGACCAGCGTGTGCGTGTGGGAGCCTCGGCATGTCTGCACGGCCGCCACCTGCTTGGGCGTCTTCACGTCGCTGATGTCGAAGATGCGCACGCCGCGGAAGCGATCCTTGCTGACCGGATCCTCCACGCCGCCCACGCCGCAGTCGAGCCGCCCGCGCGTCTGCTCCACGGACATGAACAGCAGCGACCCGTGTACCGACACGTCGCCCTGACCGCCCGGGCACACGACGGA includes:
- a CDS encoding alpha/beta hydrolase — its product is MPVITTTATPTTTIHYEERGEGAPIVLIHGWPLSHRMWEGQVNALAAAGHRCIAYDRRGFGESGRPAGGFDYDTFASDLNDLITALDLRDVTLAGFSMGGGEVARYIGRYGTSRVRGAILIGAVTPFMLKTDDNPEGVDGGVFDGMKAGVTSDRIAFLESFMKPFFNWTPGSGTPSDDVVAYSKSIAWVASPVGTQDCIDAFGRTDFRRDLAAVDVPTLVIHGDADQIVPLEVSGARAAAMIRGAKLEVVKGAPHGLNATHGAELNALMLGFLER